The following are from one region of the Theropithecus gelada isolate Dixy chromosome 6, Tgel_1.0, whole genome shotgun sequence genome:
- the AGGF1 gene encoding angiogenic factor with G patch and FHA domains 1, translating to MASEAPSPPPPTSPEPELAQLRRKVEKLERELRSCKRQVREIEKLLHHTERLYQNAESNNQELRTQVEELSKILQRGRNEDNKKSDVEVQTENHAPWSISDYYYQTYYNDVSLPGKVTELSDQQDQDIETSTLNSKDHLQIENDAYPGTDKTENVKCRQVDHFASNSQEPASALATEDTSLEGSSLAESLRAAAEAAVSQTGFSYDENTGLYFDHSTGFYYDSENQLYYDPSTGIYYYCDVESGRYQFHSRVDLQPYQTSSTKQSKDKKLKKKRKDPDSSATNEEKDLNSEDQKAFSVEHTSCNEEENIANMKKKAKIGIHHKNSLPKFTVPASGNTIESPLHENISNSTSFKDEKIMETDSEPEEGEITDSQTEDSYDEDITSEGNVTAEDSEDEDEDKIWPPCIRVIVIRSPVLQTGSLFIITAVNPATIGREKDMEHTLRIPEVGVSKFHAEIYFDHDLQSYVLVDQGSQNGTVVNGKQILQPKTKCDPYVLEHGDEVKIGETVLSFHIHPGSDTCDGCEPGQVRAHLRLDKKDESFVGPTLSKEEKELERRKELKKIRVKYGLQNTEYEDEKTLKNPKYKDRAGKRREQIGSEGTFQRDDAPASVHSEITDSNKGRKMLEKMGWKKGEGLGKDGGGMKTPIQLQLRRTHAGLGTGKPSSIEDVHLLQNKNKKNWDKARERFTENFPETKPQKDDPGTMPWVKGTLE from the exons GTGGAAGAACTCAGTAAAATACTCCAACGTGGgagaaatgaagataataaaaagtCTGATGTAGAAGTACAAACAGAGAACCATGCTCCTTGGTCAATCTCAG ATTATTATTATCAGACATACTACAATGATGTTAGTCTTCCAGGTAAAGTGACTGAACTGTCAGATCAACAAGATCAAGATATCGAAACTTCTACTTTGAATTCTAAAGACCatttacaaatagaaaatgaTGCTTACCCTGGTactgataaaacagaaaatgttaaatgtagaCAAGTGGACCATTTTGCCTCAAATTCACAG GAACCAGCATCTGCATTAGCAACAGAAGATACATCCTTAGAAGGTTCATCATTAGCTGAAAGTTTGAGAGCTGCAGCAGAAGCAGCTGTGTCACAGACTGGATTTAGTTATGATGAAAATACTGGACTGTATTTTGACCACAGCACTGGTTTCTATTATGATTCT GAAAATCAACTGTATTATGATCCTTCCACTGGAATTTATTACTATTGTGATGTGGAAAGTGGTCGTTACCAGTTTCATTCTCGAGTAGATTTGCAACCTTATCAGACTTCTAGCACAAAACaaagtaaagataaaaaattgaagaagaaaagaaaagatccagATTCTTCTGCAACAAATGAGGAAAAG gatttgaactcagaggATCAAAAAGCCTTCAGTGTTGAACATACAAGCTGCaatgaggaagaaaatattgCGAATATGAAAAAGAAGGCGAAAATAGGCATTCATCACAAAAATAGTCTCCCCAAATTCACTGTTCCAGCTAGTGGAAATACTATAGAGTCTCCTCTTCATGAAAACATCTCTAATTCAACAtcatttaaagatgagaaaatcatGGAGACTGATAGTGAACCAGAGGAAGGTGAAATTACAGACTCTCAGACCGAGGATAGTTATGATGAAGACATTACCAGTGAAGGCAATGTAACTGCAGAAGATAGTGAGGATGAAG ACGAAGACAAAATTTGGCCCCCATGTATTAGAGTAATTGTCATTAGATCACCTGTGTTGCAGACAGGATCACTCTTTATCATTACTGCTGTAAACCCTGCTACAATTGGAAG AGAAAAGGATATGGAGCATACTCTCCGAATCCCTGAAGTTGGTGTCAGTAAG tttcatgcagaaatttattttgaccATGACTTACAAAGTTATGTCCTTGTGGATCAAGGCAGTCAAAATGGCACAGTTGTTAATGGAAAACAGATTCTTCAG CCGAAAACTAAATGTGACCCTTATGTACTTGAGCATGGAGATGAAGTGAAAATTGGAGAAACTGTCTTATCCTTTCACATTCACCCTGGCAGTGATACCTGTGATGGCTGTGAACCAGGGCAGGTTAGAGCCCACCTTCGCCTTGATAAGAAAGATGAATCTTTTG ttggtCCAACACTAAGTAAGGAGGAAAAAGagttggaaagaagaaaagaattaaagaaaatacgAGTAAAATATGGTTTACAG AATACAGAATACGAAGATGAAAAGACATTGAAGAATCCAAAATATAAAGATAGAGCTGGAAAACGTAGGGAGCAGATTGGAAGTGAAGGAACTTTCCAAAGAGATGATGCTCCTGCATCTGTTCATTC TGAAATTACTGATAGCAACAAAGGTCGGAAGATGTTGGAGAAGATGGGTTGGAAGAAAGGAGAGGGCTTGGGGAAGGATGGTGGAGGAATGAAAACTCCG ATCCAGCTTCAGCTTCGGCGAACACATGCAGGCTTGGGGACAGGCAAACCATCCTCAATTGAAGATGTTCACCTTCtccaaaacaagaacaaaaaaaactggGACAAAGCACGAGAGCGGTTTACTGAAAACTTCCCAGAAACTAAGCCTCAAAAAGATGACCCAGGGACCATGCCTTGGGTAAAAGGGACTTTAGAGTGA